In Elephas maximus indicus isolate mEleMax1 chromosome 4, mEleMax1 primary haplotype, whole genome shotgun sequence, a genomic segment contains:
- the CHADL gene encoding chondroadherin-like protein, producing the protein MEGPQSSTCFSLVLLLPLLLLQGPTWCTAAQRCPRICVCDNSRQRVACRHQNVTEVPDTIPELTQRLDLQGNMLKVIPPAAFQALPHLTHLDLRRCQVELVAEGAFRGLGRLLLLNLASNRLSTLPQEALDGLGSLQRLELEGNLLEELRPGTFGALGALATLNLAHNALVYLPAMVFQGLLQVHWLQLSHNALSVLAPEALAGLPALRRLSLHHNELQALPGPALSQAQGLARLELGHNPLTYVGEEDGLVLPSLRELLLDHGALQALGPRAFAHCPRLRTLDLRGNQLETLPPLQGPGQLRRLRLQGNPLWCGCQARPLLEWLAQAPVRADGACRGPRRLHGEALDALRPSVLRCLGNGLEEEEEELAAARPRAPTRAPQEHEGVAQPCPRACTCASTSRHSSCEDRGLRAVPSGFPNNTQLLDLRRNHFPSVPRAAFPGLGHLVSLYLQHCHIAELEAGALAGLGHLVYLYLSDNQLSGLSAAALEGAHHLGYLYLERNCFLQVPGAALHALPSLFSLHLQDNAVERLATGDLAGVRALRWLYLSGNRITQVSPGALGPAQELEKLHLDRNQLREVPTRALEGLPALVELQLSGNPLRALHDGAFQPVARSLQLLFLNGSSLEQVSPGAFAGLGPGLQSLHLQENQLQALPALPALTGLGLIDLSGNPFRCDCQLLPLHRWLARLNLRVGATCAAPPTARGQRVKVAVAAFEACPGWAARKAKRTPAFLPSARRSPTKRRHRTAHEVGKDRGHL; encoded by the exons ATGGAGGG aCCCCAGAGCTCCACCTGCTTCTCCTTGGTGCTGTTGCTTCCACTGCTGCTGCTACAGGGCCCAACTTGGTGCACTGCTGCCCAGCGCTGCCCTCGGATCTGCGTCTGCGACAACTCCAGGCAACGTGTTGCCTGCCGGCACCAGAATGTCACTGAGGTGCCGGACACCATCCCCGAG CTGACCCAGCGCCTGGACCTCCAAGGCAACATGCTGAAGGTGATCCCCCCAGCTGCCTTCCAGGCCCTGCCCCACCTAACGCATCTGGACCTGCGGCGATGTCAGGTGGAGCTGGTAGCTGAGGGTGCCTTCCGTGGCCTGGGCCGCCTGCTCCTCCTCAACCTGGCCTCCAACCGCCTGAGCACGCTGCCCCAGGAGGCGCTGGACGGTCTGGGCTCACTGCAGCGGCTGGAGCTGGAGGGGAACCTGCTGGAGGAGCTGCGGCCAGGGACGTTTGGGGCTCTAGGTGCGCTGGCCACACTGAACCTGGCCCACAATGCCCTGGTCTACCTGCCAGCCATGGTCTTCCAGGGGCTGCTGCAAGTCCACTGGCTGCAGCTGTCCCACAATGCACTCAGTGTGCTGGCCCCTGAGGCCCTGGCTGGGCTGCCCGCCCTGCGCCGCCTCAGCCTGCACCACAATGAGCTGCAGGCCCTGCCTGGGCCGGCACTGTCTCAGGCTCAGGGCCTGGCGCGACTGGAGCTGGGCCACAACCCGCTCACCTACGTGGGCGAGGAGGATGGCCTGGTGCTACCCAGCCTGCGGGAGCTGCTGCTGGACCACGGGGCGCTGCAGGCCCTGGGCCCAAGGGCCTTTGCCCACTGCCCACGACTGCGCACCCTGGACCTCCGCGGGAACCAGTTAGAGACGCTGCCCCCACTGCAGGGCCCAGGCCAGCTGCGCCGGCTGCGGCTGCAGGGGAACCCACTGTGGTGTGGCTGCCAGGCCCGGCCGCTGCTTGAGTGGCTGGCGCAGGCACCTGTGCGGGCAGATGGTGCATGCAGGGGACCCCGGCGGCTGCACGGGGAGGCTCTGGACGCCCTTCGACCCTCGGTCCTGCGCTGCCTGGGAAATGgcttggaggaggaggaggaggagctggcGGCCGCCCGGCCCCGCGCTCCCACACGTGCCCCCCAGGAGCATGAGGGGGTGGCTCAGCCCTGCCCACGCGCCTGCACCTGTGCTTCCACATCCCGTCACAGCAGCTGTGAGGACCGCGGCCTGCGTGCTGTGCCCAGCGGCTTCCCCAACAACACCCAGCTCCTGGACCTTCGGAGGAACCACTTCCCCTCGGTCCCCCGAGCGGCCTTCCCTGGCCTGGGCCACCTGGTGTCCCTGTACCTGCAGCACTGCCACATTGCTGAACTGGAGGCAGGCGCCCTGGCGGGGCTGGGCCACCTGGTCTACCTCTACCTTTCTGACAACCAGCTCTCGGGCCTCAGCGCAGCTGCTCTCGAAGGAGCCCACCACCTTGGGTACCTGTACCTGGAGCGCAACTGCTTTCTGCAGGTGCCAGGGGCTGCCCTGCATGCCCTGCCCAGCCTCTTCTCCCTGCACCTGCAGGACAATGCTGTGGAGCGCCTGGCTACTGGGGACCTGGCGGGGGTGCGGGCCCTGCGCTGGCTCTACCTGAGTGGGAACCGCATCACCCAAGTGTCCCCGGGGGCGCTGGGCCCAGCACAGGAGCTGGAGAAGCTGCACCTGGACAGGAACCAGCTGCGAGAGGTGCCCACCAGGGCCTTGGAGGGGCTGCCTGCTCTGGTGGAGCTGCAGCTCTCAGGGAACCCGCTCAGGGCCCTGCACGATGGGGCCTTCCAGCCTGTGGCCCGGTCCCTGCAGCTCCTCTTCCTGAATGGCAGCAGCCTAGAGCAG GTTTCTCCAGGGGCCTTCGCGGGCCTGGGGCCCGGGCTCCAGAGCCTGCACCTGCAGGAGAACCAGCTGCaggccctgcctgccctgccGGCACTCACGGGGCTGGGGCTCATTGACCTCAGTGGCAACCCCTTCCGCTGCGACTGCCAGCTGCTCCCGTTACACAG GTGGCTTGCTAGGCTGAACCTTCGAGTAGGAGCCACCTGTGCGGCGCCCCCCACTGCCCGTGGCCAGAGGGTGAAGGTTGCAGTGGCTGCCTTTGAAGCCTGCCCAGGCTGGGCTGCCAGGAAGGCCAAGCGGACGCCAGCATTCCTGCCCAGCGCCAGGAGATCCCCCACCAAGAGGAGACACCGGACAGCACATGAG GTGGGGAAGGACAGGGGCCACCTCTGA